A genomic stretch from Primulina huaijiensis isolate GDHJ02 chromosome 14, ASM1229523v2, whole genome shotgun sequence includes:
- the LOC140958121 gene encoding uncharacterized protein has protein sequence MAIEKCRFKVSGCNPEYQLPQMGDTVVCSDDENLQRGNSISAVESDDEEDDLFDECDSGAGSDDFDLLELGQTGEEFCQVGDQTCSIPYELYDLPGFTDLLSMEVWNEVLTEKERFSLAKYLPDMDQENFVLTLKELFSCDNLHFGSPVNKLFEMLKEGSCEPRVAHYRQGLNFLQRRQHYHNIRKHQNVMVNNLCQMRDAWMNCKGYSIEEKLRVLNIKKCQKSLMNESMEKFGTDSSDKDDSGNDLWGEKAKDGKLVPKIGRFSGYCRDLELDICTPGLKVVTESNKKARKNPKGTLKLARSKTTSAKELADHSLSIHPEVDMQSRHYGLALPLYRNKPAVAAYNTSAPVRMKKRLIQDNDEEDTTFAAASHRERNVPQGGVNSKSKSLKFGKKQKGSAGGSDVDSSLGLLETARIDISDHGRNSAVNQFSDIRVTKPSNRRDMYDWGAKLNFSKNFQHLSSENEMEFGHNQKLNSSLKASQLELLGGSEPSWLGKPLGGPFPDDSPYDHTADLNAKSKKWTTGWKAIDLNANDKFLQSMSSAKSFQEKFRKCSKPNGRRDVAENIDIVDFDRGEETESDSSDQMMDDDDEYPLMRSKWAYPGGVPDLKYGPEPEKVKLSRKDAKSSYLRVDGSLKSSNQKDDYGEDLDMIKSVHKGKMHDASYLNVLPTDDSRRNYFIGSGNVIGGDDPQLCYPFGRNGHVEGSHGNIFKSSSLKSSFIPGRKPINEAQCNTDHPPSDYMNNYSLEDDLHGARPIGADNGVSFKLGKKGRMVEPSTGHHTEISGVHLMGSNTISKKRRLKDGSTNMVLKDNSDCLHDAQLLLDGVNSLKKHGKKNMLEEDFDVLEDEISELPSVDLEMEVVEAQTKPKNKSFPLIIPTVLTGFSFSIIHLLSAVRGAMITMLPEDFSEDRKHYVKVDAGEGVKEEPERKQEDTSAVNSTSGACIEALPNSTEQGIISRTVQEIVSLVRSNPGDPCILETQEPLQDLVRGVLKIFSSRTAPLGAKGWKPLVVYEKSTKSWSWIGPVVRNFSDSMVNEEETSPDMWALPYKTLVKLVDSFANWLKNSQDALQQIGSLPAPPSTLMQNILDDKERFKDLRAQKSLSTISPNPEEVRTYFRKEEVLRYLIPDRAFSYTAVDGKKSIVAPLRRCGGKPTSKARDHFMLKRDRPPHVTILCLVRDAAARLPGSIGTRADVCTLIRDSQYIVEDVSDAQVNQVVSGALDRLHYERDPCVQFDGERKLWVYLHRERDEEDFEDDGTSSTKKWRKQKKEPSEPSDQGGVTVAFSGPVEQSGFDLVSDLNVGASFADGNKTSEVERNNGNDQVNNNHDLSPVTWSGLGSNSMGGNELICQENSANGDFEETYGE, from the coding sequence ATGGCGATTGAAAAGTGTAGGTTTAAGGTGTCTGGTTGCAATCCAGAGTATCAGTTGCCCCAAATGGGGGACACGGTTGTGTGTAGTGATGATGAAAATTTGCAGCGTGGAAACTCTATTTCAGCTGTTGAATCAgatgatgaagaagatgatCTATTTGATGAATGTGATTCGGGAGCGGGATCCGATGACTTTGATTTACTTGAATTAGGCCAAACTGGAGAGGAATTTTGCCAAGTCGGAGATCAAACTTGCAGCATTCCCTATGAACTCTATGATCTTCCTGGGTTTACAGATCTTCTATCTATGGAAGTATGGAATGAGGTTTTAACCGAAAAGGAAAGATTTAGTCTTGCCAAGTATTTACCTGATATGGACCAAGAGAATTTTGTTCTCACACTGAAAGAGCTTTTTTCTTGTGATAACTTGCATTTTGGGAGTCctgttaataaattatttgagatgCTGAAGGAAGGATCATGTGAGCCAAGGGTAGCACATTACAGGCAGGGCTTGAATTTCCTCCAGAGAAGACAACATTATCATAACATTCGAAAGCATCAAAATGTGATGGTAAACAATCTCTGTCAAATGAGAGATGCATGGATGAACTGCAAAGGGTATAGTATCGAGGAGAAACTTCGTGTGTTGAATATTAAAAAGTGTCAGAAGAGTTTGATGAATGAGAGTATGGAAAAGTTTGGTACTGACTCATCTGACAAAGATGATTCAGGCAATGATTTATGGGGCGAAAAGGCAAAGGATGGGAAATTAGTTCCAAAGATAGGTCGGTTTTCTGGATATTGCAGGGACTTGGAATTGGATATTTGTACTCCTGGGCTAAAAGTTGTCACGGAATCAAACAAGAAGGCAAGGAAGAACCCTAAAGGTACTTTGAAGTTGGCTAGATCCAAAACTACCTCAGCAAAAGAGTTAGCAGACCACTCATTGTCGATTCACCCTGAAGTCGACATGCAGTCAAGACACTATGGTTTAGCTTTGCCTCTTTATCGGAATAAACCAGCGGTAGCTGCTTATAATACTTCTGCACCAGTCAGGATGAAGAAGAGACTAATACAAGACAATGATGAGGAAGACACAACATTTGCAGCAGCTTCGCACAGAGAGCGAAATGTACCACAAGGTGGAGTAAACTCTAAGtctaaaagtttgaaatttggAAAGAAACAAAAAGGCTCAGCTGGCGGGAGTGACGTGGATAGTTCCTTGGGGCTTCTAGAGACAGCAAGGATTGATATAAGTGATCATGGAAGGAACAGTGCTGTTAATCAGTTTTCCGATATTAGGGTTACAAAGCCATCTAATAGAAGAGACATGTACGATTGGGGTGCAAAATTGAACTTCTCCAAGAATTTTCAGCACTTGTCTTCGGAGAATGAGATGGAGTTTGGTCACAATCAGAAGTTGAATTCGTCCTTGAAAGCAAGTCAACTTGAGCTTTTGGGTGGAAGCGAGCCATCATGGCTTGGTAAACCACTTGGGGGTCCGTTTCCTGACGATTCACCGTATGATCACACTGCAGATTTGAATGCCAAAAGTAAGAAATGGACCACGGGATGGAAAGCCATTGATCTCAATGCGAATGATAAGTTCTTACAATCTATGAGTAGCGCTAAAAGTTTTCAAGAAAAGTTCCGAAAATGTTCAAAACCAAATGGACGAAGAGATGTGGCAGAAAACATAGATATTGTAGACTTTGACAGAGGTGAAGAAACAGAGTCTGATTCTTCGGATCAAATGatggatgatgatgatgagtaTCCTTTGATGAGGAGCAAGTGGGCTTACCCTGGTGGTGTGCCGGATTTGAAATATGGCCCAGAGCCAGAAAAGGTCAAACTTTCTAGGAAAGATGCAAAAAGTAGTTACCTTAGAGTTGATGGTTCATTAAAATCTTCTAATCAGAAGGACGATTATGGTGAAGATCTAGATATGATTAAATCAGTGCACAAGGGTAAGATGCATGATGCTAGCTACTTGAATGTGTTGCCCACTGATGATTCACggagaaattattttattggatCAGGCAATGTAATTGGAGGCGACGATCCACAACTGTGCTATCCGTTTGGAAGAAATGGTCATGTAGAAGGAAGCCATGGCAACATTTTCAAGTCGTCTTCTCTGAAATCATCTTTTATTCCTGGGAGAAAGCCAATAAATGAGGCTCAATGTAATACTGATCATCCTCCATCAGATTACATGAACAATTATAGTCTTGAGGATGACTTGCATGGGGCGCGTCCAATTGGAGCAGATAATGGAGTTTCTTTCAAGTTGGGAAAGAAAGGTCGGATGGTTGAGCCATCCACAGGCCACCATACCGAAATATCTGGTGTGCATCTGATGGGAAGCAATACTATTTCAAAGAAACGAAGACTGAAGGATGGCTCAACCAACATGGTCCTTAAAGATAATAGTGATTGTCTACATGATGCTCAGCTGCTACTTGATGGTGTCAATTCTTTGAAGAAACATGGTAAAAAGAACATGTTGGAGGAGGACTTTGATGTTTTAGAAGATGAAATTTCTGAGCTACCGTCTGTAGACTTGGAAATGGAAGTTGTAGAGGCGCAAACCAAACCGAAGAACAAGTCATTTCCTTTAATTATACCTACAGTACTTACTGGGTTTTCATTCTCCATTATCCATCTTCTTTCAGCTGTTCGCGGGGCTATGATTACTATGCTTCCAGAGGATTTCTCAGAGGATAGAAAACATTATGTTAAAGTTGATGCTGGAGAAGGGGTCAAGGAGGAACCAGAAAGAAAGCAGGAAGATACCAGCGCAGTTAATTCAACCTCTGGTGCGTGTATTGAAGCTTTACCAAATTCTACGGAACAAGGCATCATCTCTCGTACTGTTCAGGAAATTGTTAGCCTTGTTAGATCAAATCCTGGAGATCCTTGTATTCTTGAAACTCAGGAACCACTTCAGGATTTGGTCAGAGGcgttctaaaaatattttcgtcTAGAACTGCACCTCTAGGAGCAAAAGGGTGGAAACCTCTTGTTGTATATGAAAAATCTACCAAGAGTTGGTCATGGATTGGTCCTGTAGTTCGCAATTTTTCTGACTCTATGGTGAATGAAGAGGAGACATCTCCAGATATGTGGGCCCTTCCATATAAAACACTTGTCAAATTGGTTGACTCGTTTGCTAATTGGCTGAAAAACAGTCAGGATGCCCTTCAGCAAATAGGAAGCCTTCCTGCTCCTCCTTCGACACTGATGCAAAACATTTTGGATGATAAGGAGAGGTTCAAGGACCTGAGAGCTCAGAAGAGTCTCAGTACCATCAGTCCGAACCCTGAAGAAGTAAGAACCTACTTCCGGAAGGAAGAAGTCCTTAGGTATCTAATACCCGACAGAGCTTTCTCCTATACTGCCGTTGATGGTAAGAAATCAATTGTTGCTCCTTTGAGAAGGTGTGGTGGCAAGCCAACATCAAAGGCCCGGGACCACTTTATGTTGAAACGGGATCGACCACCGCATGTCACAATTCTTTGTCTTGTGAGAGATGCGGCTGCTAGATTGCCTGGAAGCATTGGAACGCGAGCGGATGTTTGCACCTTGATTAGAGATTCGCAGTACATCGTGGAAGACGTTTCTGATGCACAGGTCAATCAAGTTGTTAGCGGTGCACTGGATCGTTTGCATTATGAACGCGATCCTTGTGTGCAATTTGATGGGGAAAGAAAGCTATGGGTTTATTTACACCGAGAAAGAGATGAAGAAGATTTTGAGGATGATGGAACTTCATCCACAAAGAAATggagaaaacaaaagaaagaacCTTCTGAGCCATCTGATCAGGGTGGTGTTACAGTTGCTTTTTCTGGACCAGTGGAGCAGTCAGGCTTTGATTTGGTTTCAGATCTCAATGTTGGTGCATCATTTGCAGACGGCAATAAGACATCAGAAGTTGAACGCAACAATGGTAATGATCAGGTAAACAACAATCATGATCTTTCACCAGTGACTTGGAGTGGCCTTGGATCGAATTCTATGGGGGGCAATGAATTGATTTGCCAAGAAAATTCCGCCAATGGAGATTTTGAGGAGACATATGGTGAATAA